The nucleotide window ATCTTCCTTGTGGGCGTCGGATGACTTGATTAGAGGCAGGGACGGAGAGTACCTACGCACAGCGCTCTCGTAAGAAAGAACTGGGGATATCTCCAGAGCGTCGAGGTCCAGGTTGTCCGGTATGAAACCCAACTGGCTGATCAGGCTAAAGCTCTCCCGATCGATATGGGCTGCGACAGCGAGCCCGCCCAGAGAGTGAATTTCTTTTATAATCTCTTCCACCCGGAGCGTTGTGCTTCCAATTAGAAGCCTCTGGTTGAAGCCGAGCACCTCGTCGTCGGCGTTGGCGACTACCTGCATGCCGAAGGTTTCCTCATCATTCTCGCCCGGCAGATGCCGGTACACAATCTCTTGAAGCTGCTGAACCGGCTCCAGCGCATCGAACAGGGCCAGAAGATGAACCTCTTCCGAGGAAGTCACCTCCATACCGGGAAGGACATGCATACCATACCTGAGCGCCGACTCCATCGCGGCTGGAGCATTCTCCGCCGAGTTGTGATCACAGATACCCAGGATATGAATACCGAGAGCTTTGGCTCGCTTCATGATCGTTGCGGGGGACATCTTCACTTCGGCACATGGAGAAAGACAGGTGTGAATGTGCAGGTCGGCCTTGTAGCTTCTCAGCATCGCGGATCACTGTTTTTCTAGCAACTGATAAAGCTTTCCGGAAATGTTGAAAGCCGACTCGTCTGTGCCCAGCACCGTAATGTACTCCTCATCGGCTTTCTGGGTAGTTTCTTTATCTGGCTGGCGGCCGTTCACAAATACGATTCCCGCCAGGTCCTTGAGCTTGGCGACCGCTATGACGTTTTGGTGTGTCTGCATGGTGATCCAGAGATTCCCTGTCTTGCTGTTGGCCATCACGCTGCTGAGAAGATCGCAAGTGTAGCCTCCGGTCACCTCAGTGTCGCCGACATCTTTAGACGTCATGACGTGGAGTCCGAGCTTTTCGACAACCTCTATCAAGGTCATGATTTCTTC belongs to Candidatus Zixiibacteriota bacterium and includes:
- a CDS encoding serine kinase; its protein translation is MTLIEVVEKLGLHVMTSKDVGDTEVTGGYTCDLLSSVMANSKTGNLWITMQTHQNVIAVAKLKDLAGIVFVNGRQPDKETTQKADEEYITVLGTDESAFNISGKLYQLLEKQ
- a CDS encoding PHP domain-containing protein; the encoded protein is MLRSYKADLHIHTCLSPCAEVKMSPATIMKRAKALGIHILGICDHNSAENAPAAMESALRYGMHVLPGMEVTSSEEVHLLALFDALEPVQQLQEIVYRHLPGENDEETFGMQVVANADDEVLGFNQRLLIGSTTLRVEEIIKEIHSLGGLAVAAHIDRESFSLISQLGFIPDNLDLDALEISPVLSYESAVRRYSPSLPLIKSSDAHKEDEIGQCYTRFLVEKANIGEIKKALREQEGRRILR